A DNA window from Brenneria izadpanahii contains the following coding sequences:
- a CDS encoding dipeptide ABC transporter ATP-binding protein — translation MNTLRNNDPVLQVSALQVALPTDADRPYAIQHLDLEIAAGQTLCVVGESGSGKSVLATAIMGLIAKELRIDSGDIRLAGNTLMDSGRYVSHRQLRQMRATCMGMVFQEPMTALNPVHSCGEQVDELLRAHTRWPAAERKARILAMFERVRLPDPARIYKSYPHQLSGGQRQRIVIAMALVLKPRLLICDEPTTALDVTTQAEILKLIRELQAEQGSAVLFITHDMGVVSEIADHILVMYRGEMVEQGSCEQVLQRPATDYTRSLLAAVPDITPPPPRRPAGERLPPLLLGQAVSKTYVSRDWLGRSKRFDALRQASVAVHRGETVGVVGESGSGKSTFARCMIRMIEPSSGKIIWGDREVQTLPESQVRALRSRVQVVFQDPNRSLNPRRTIGSSIMEGAMNFGQSRQQARQTAEALMDRINLPRASLERYPHQFSGGQRQRLAIARAIACDPQVLVADEAVSALDVSVQAQILDLLRELQRDLGLGLLFITHDLRVAAQLCDRVIVMHQGQVVEQGVTAELFRRPEHDYTRRLLAAAPRLATMR, via the coding sequence ATGAACACACTCAGGAATAACGATCCGGTATTGCAAGTTTCCGCTCTACAGGTCGCTCTGCCGACGGACGCCGACCGTCCTTACGCCATTCAACATCTCGATCTGGAAATCGCGGCGGGGCAAACGCTGTGCGTGGTCGGCGAATCCGGTTCGGGAAAATCGGTGTTGGCCACCGCGATTATGGGATTAATCGCCAAAGAGCTGCGCATTGACAGCGGCGACATCAGGCTGGCGGGCAATACGCTTATGGATTCCGGCCGCTACGTCAGCCACCGGCAGCTGCGCCAGATGCGCGCTACCTGTATGGGGATGGTTTTTCAGGAGCCGATGACCGCGCTCAATCCGGTTCACAGCTGCGGCGAACAGGTGGACGAGCTGCTGCGCGCGCATACCCGCTGGCCGGCCGCCGAACGCAAAGCCAGAATATTGGCGATGTTTGAGCGGGTTCGCCTGCCCGATCCCGCGCGTATCTACAAAAGCTACCCGCATCAGCTATCGGGCGGCCAACGCCAGCGCATCGTTATCGCGATGGCGCTGGTTCTCAAGCCGCGGCTGCTGATTTGCGATGAGCCGACCACCGCGCTGGACGTCACCACCCAGGCGGAAATTCTCAAGCTGATCCGCGAACTCCAGGCGGAACAAGGCAGCGCGGTGCTCTTTATTACCCATGACATGGGCGTGGTATCGGAAATCGCCGACCACATTCTGGTGATGTACCGCGGGGAGATGGTTGAACAGGGCTCCTGCGAACAGGTGCTGCAACGCCCCGCCACCGACTATACCCGCTCGCTGCTGGCGGCGGTGCCGGATATTACGCCGCCGCCTCCCCGCCGGCCCGCCGGCGAACGGCTGCCGCCGCTGCTGCTGGGGCAGGCGGTCAGCAAAACTTATGTCAGCCGCGACTGGCTGGGGCGTAGCAAACGTTTTGACGCCTTGCGCCAGGCCAGCGTCGCGGTTCATCGCGGTGAAACCGTCGGCGTCGTGGGTGAATCGGGTTCGGGAAAATCCACCTTTGCGCGCTGCATGATCCGCATGATCGAGCCCAGTTCCGGCAAGATCATCTGGGGCGACCGGGAGGTGCAAACCTTGCCCGAATCGCAGGTGAGAGCGTTGCGATCGCGGGTTCAGGTGGTGTTTCAGGATCCCAACCGATCGCTGAATCCGCGCCGCACCATCGGATCGTCGATCATGGAGGGAGCGATGAATTTTGGTCAGAGCCGGCAGCAGGCGCGCCAAACCGCGGAAGCGTTAATGGATCGCATCAATCTGCCGCGCGCATCGCTCGAACGCTATCCGCATCAGTTTTCCGGCGGGCAGCGGCAGCGCCTGGCCATCGCCCGCGCCATCGCCTGCGATCCCCAGGTGCTGGTGGCGGATGAAGCGGTTTCCGCGCTGGATGTGTCGGTTCAGGCGCAAATCCTCGATCTGCTGCGCGAATTGCAGCGCGATCTGGGGCTGGGGCTGCTGTTCATCACCCACGATTTGCGCGTCGCCGCCCAGCTTTGCGATCGCGTCATCGTCATGCATCAGGGCCAGGTGGTCGAACAGGGCGTTACCGCCGAGTTGTTCCGCCGGCCCGAACACGACTACACGCGCCGGCTGCTGGCCGCCGCGCCGCGTTTGGCGACGATGAGATAA
- a CDS encoding aminotransferase class V-fold PLP-dependent enzyme yields MNDIDSRADWGLRPVINVSGTMTSLGASIVAEPAIEAMRRILPQFVEMADLQRHASGVIARLTGAETGFVTASCASGISLAVAGCIAGDDLSAIERLPEIRGERNEVVIQAGHLVNFGAPVEQSVRLTGARVVSIGQATSASPYHLAGAITERTAAALYVVSHHVVEYGQIPLELFCQVAHQHGVPVIVDAASEYDLRKFLRQGADIVLYSGHKFLGGPTSGIVAGARELVRRAWLQNHGIGRGMKVGKESIAGVCAALQAWETRDHAGIRAREQQTLEMWSAGLASQPGVAALIEPDPTDNPLCRLKVTIDPALARTTAWDLADALAAGDPPVIVRGHLVEHGFFELDPCNLHAGEDRRVLARLLAELERARQAPDPLISDFGQRILRQQEAIVRWPD; encoded by the coding sequence GTGAACGACATCGATAGCAGAGCGGACTGGGGGTTGCGGCCCGTCATTAACGTCTCCGGCACCATGACATCTCTGGGCGCGTCCATTGTGGCGGAGCCGGCGATTGAGGCGATGCGCCGGATCCTGCCGCAGTTTGTCGAAATGGCGGACCTGCAGCGCCATGCCAGCGGCGTTATCGCGCGCCTCACCGGCGCGGAGACGGGATTCGTCACCGCCTCCTGCGCTTCCGGCATTTCTCTGGCGGTGGCCGGATGCATCGCCGGCGACGACCTCAGCGCCATTGAAAGGCTGCCGGAAATACGCGGCGAACGTAATGAAGTGGTCATTCAAGCGGGCCATCTGGTGAACTTCGGCGCGCCGGTCGAGCAGTCGGTGCGGCTCACCGGCGCCAGGGTGGTGAGCATCGGCCAGGCCACCAGCGCCTCTCCCTACCATCTCGCCGGCGCCATCACGGAACGTACCGCGGCGGCGCTTTATGTCGTCTCCCACCATGTCGTAGAATATGGTCAAATCCCCCTTGAGCTATTTTGCCAGGTGGCGCATCAGCACGGCGTGCCGGTGATTGTCGACGCCGCCTCGGAATACGATTTACGCAAATTTCTACGTCAGGGAGCGGATATCGTATTGTATTCCGGGCATAAATTTCTCGGCGGCCCCACTTCCGGCATTGTGGCCGGCGCCAGAGAGCTGGTACGCCGCGCTTGGCTGCAAAATCACGGCATCGGCCGGGGCATGAAAGTGGGTAAAGAGAGCATCGCCGGCGTTTGCGCCGCGTTGCAGGCCTGGGAAACGCGCGATCACGCGGGCATTCGCGCCAGGGAGCAGCAAACGTTGGAGATGTGGTCGGCCGGTCTGGCGAGCCAGCCCGGCGTCGCCGCGCTGATCGAACCCGATCCGACGGATAATCCCCTGTGCCGGCTCAAGGTGACGATCGATCCCGCGCTGGCGCGCACCACCGCCTGGGATTTGGCGGATGCGCTGGCCGCCGGCGATCCCCCGGTGATCGTGCGCGGTCATCTGGTCGAGCATGGTTTTTTTGAACTGGATCCCTGTAACTTACACGCCGGCGAAGATCGGCGCGTGCTGGCGCGGCTGCTCGCGGAGCTGGAGCGGGCCCGCCAGGCTCCGGATCCGCTGATCAGCGACTTCGGACAACGCATACTGCGCCAGCAGGAAGCCATTGTCCGCTGGCCGGATTAA
- a CDS encoding RidA family protein yields MSQGLSSTMQTPYQRLAASGIILPGSPPPIANFVSHVQVGNLLFLSGQGPVEAGGFMHTGKVGSTVSVDSAYQHARLTGINLLAVMHEALGDLCRITQIVKLFGMVNADSDFTRHPQVINGCSDLMVEIFGQPGVHARSAVGLASLPGQITVEIEAIVAFE; encoded by the coding sequence ATGAGTCAGGGACTTTCCTCAACGATGCAAACGCCTTACCAACGGCTGGCCGCCAGCGGCATTATTCTGCCCGGTTCGCCGCCGCCCATCGCCAACTTCGTCTCCCATGTTCAGGTGGGCAACCTGCTGTTTCTGTCCGGTCAGGGGCCGGTGGAGGCGGGCGGTTTTATGCATACCGGCAAAGTGGGCAGCACGGTCAGCGTCGATAGCGCTTACCAGCACGCCAGGCTGACCGGCATCAATCTGCTGGCGGTGATGCATGAGGCGCTCGGCGATCTCTGCCGCATTACCCAAATCGTCAAGCTGTTCGGCATGGTTAACGCCGACAGCGATTTCACCCGCCATCCCCAGGTTATCAACGGCTGTTCCGACCTGATGGTGGAGATATTCGGGCAGCCCGGCGTCCACGCCCGATCGGCGGTGGGCCTCGCCTCGCTGCCCGGCCAGATCACCGTGGAAATCGAGGCCATCGTCGCCTTTGAATAA
- a CDS encoding IclR family transcriptional regulator, translating to MNLKAQPSPAPVNGGKRGTRTSGVERTLQILDWLQARQHPASAYEVAKGVAAPLSTIYSIVDDLVGKNILQRQDNGAIWLGARLYHYGLTYARNLDLLTVACEEMQSLSALCGETVQICGRDDDKMVVLAMADGPDHFQVSSRVGTRIPLNWSASGRLLAGHLPEQERLTLYARSAKASPTGSAETDPAVLSAAAQQALNNRLSIQVGESDFAVACIAAPICDPDGVCRATISIVVPAIKAEQDEADLSMKVQRSAAQAEMRMGWRMPPLTAHGPSR from the coding sequence ATGAACCTGAAAGCGCAGCCTTCCCCCGCCCCCGTAAACGGCGGCAAGCGGGGCACCCGCACCAGCGGCGTCGAACGCACGCTGCAAATCCTCGACTGGTTGCAGGCGCGCCAGCATCCGGCAAGCGCCTATGAGGTCGCCAAAGGCGTGGCGGCGCCGCTCTCCACCATCTATTCCATCGTCGACGATCTGGTCGGCAAGAACATCCTTCAGCGTCAGGATAACGGCGCGATTTGGCTGGGCGCCCGCCTGTACCATTACGGGCTGACCTACGCCCGCAACCTTGACCTGCTGACCGTGGCCTGCGAGGAGATGCAGTCTCTCAGCGCGCTATGCGGTGAAACGGTGCAAATCTGCGGCCGCGACGACGACAAAATGGTGGTGCTGGCCATGGCCGACGGGCCGGATCATTTTCAGGTCAGTTCCAGGGTGGGAACCCGCATTCCGCTGAACTGGTCCGCTTCAGGCCGGCTGCTGGCCGGGCATCTGCCCGAACAGGAACGGCTGACGCTATACGCCCGCTCGGCTAAAGCGTCGCCCACCGGCAGCGCGGAAACCGACCCGGCGGTGTTATCCGCGGCGGCGCAGCAGGCTCTCAACAACCGCCTGTCCATACAGGTGGGGGAATCGGATTTTGCCGTCGCCTGCATCGCCGCGCCTATCTGCGATCCTGACGGCGTGTGCCGGGCCACCATTTCCATCGTGGTGCCGGCGATAAAAGCCGAGCAGGACGAGGCGGACTTATCGATGAAAGTGCAACGCAGCGCGGCGCAGGCGGAAATGCGCATGGGTTGGCGCATGCCGCCGCTGACGGCGCATGGCCCTTCCCGGTAA
- a CDS encoding ABC transporter substrate-binding protein: MKLMTVKNAFIDKISTKITFHRIIFSMMAALSSISSFAATPADVLKIIPSSNLVSLDPIWTTANVTRNHGYMIYDTLFGTDIDGNIKPQMVDSWKVSDDNLTWTFVLRDGLKFSDGAPVTSDDVIPSLQRWSTRDSFGSALASFIDHYQAVDAKTFTITLKEPFGMMLEALGKPSSNVPFIMPKAVAQTSGDVQIRSTVGSGPYMFKSDEYKSGERVVYVKNPYYVPRDEPPSGTAGGKKVYIDRVEWLIIRDPQTQFNALVNGEADILEQPAFEQIPALGKTPNINLVKAQPIGMLQIIRFNFLQPPFNDVRIRRAAMLALGEQQMLRVQIGVPELQKFCKSMYPCGTSFASDETGEFTGVADPQKAKALLQQAGYKGQPIVLMRPTDSPTIAKLPLVAKQQLEQAGFKVDLQNMDWQTLVARRAKKDAPSAGGWNAFMTAWAAEDVLNPLTMAMMNARGEKGWFGWQDDPELEAMKARFARAIDENEKKKIATQIQLRAFETVTHVPLGQYELRAAVRSNVTGLVSSGAQVYWNIRKQ; this comes from the coding sequence ATGAAATTAATGACGGTTAAAAATGCATTCATCGATAAAATATCCACTAAAATAACCTTTCATCGAATTATTTTCAGCATGATGGCGGCGCTTTCCAGCATATCGTCATTTGCCGCAACGCCTGCCGACGTATTGAAAATCATCCCCAGCAGCAATCTGGTCTCACTCGACCCAATATGGACCACGGCCAACGTCACCCGCAATCATGGCTATATGATTTACGACACCTTATTCGGCACCGATATCGACGGCAACATCAAGCCGCAGATGGTCGATAGCTGGAAGGTATCGGACGATAATCTGACCTGGACATTCGTGCTGCGCGACGGGCTGAAATTCAGCGACGGCGCCCCGGTGACCAGCGACGACGTGATCCCTTCGCTGCAACGCTGGTCAACGCGCGACAGCTTCGGCAGCGCGCTGGCGTCGTTCATCGACCATTATCAGGCGGTGGATGCGAAAACCTTTACCATCACCCTGAAAGAGCCCTTCGGCATGATGCTGGAGGCGCTGGGCAAACCCTCGTCCAACGTGCCGTTTATTATGCCGAAAGCGGTTGCGCAGACCTCCGGCGACGTTCAGATCCGCAGCACCGTCGGTTCCGGCCCTTATATGTTCAAGAGCGACGAATATAAATCCGGCGAGCGGGTGGTCTACGTTAAAAACCCTTACTACGTTCCGCGCGATGAGCCGCCTTCCGGCACCGCAGGCGGGAAAAAAGTTTATATCGACCGCGTAGAGTGGCTCATCATCCGCGATCCGCAAACGCAGTTTAACGCGCTGGTCAACGGCGAAGCCGATATCCTGGAACAGCCGGCGTTTGAACAGATCCCGGCGCTGGGCAAAACGCCCAATATCAATCTGGTTAAGGCGCAGCCGATAGGGATGTTGCAAATCATCCGCTTTAATTTCCTGCAACCGCCGTTCAACGATGTGCGTATCCGCCGCGCCGCCATGCTGGCGCTGGGCGAACAGCAAATGCTGCGCGTGCAAATCGGCGTGCCGGAACTGCAAAAATTCTGCAAAAGCATGTATCCCTGCGGCACATCTTTCGCTTCGGACGAGACCGGCGAGTTTACCGGCGTAGCCGATCCGCAAAAAGCCAAGGCGCTGCTGCAACAGGCGGGCTACAAAGGCCAGCCGATTGTCCTGATGCGCCCCACCGACTCCCCGACCATCGCCAAGCTGCCGCTGGTCGCCAAACAGCAGCTTGAACAAGCCGGTTTCAAGGTCGATTTGCAGAATATGGACTGGCAGACCCTGGTGGCCAGGCGAGCCAAAAAAGACGCGCCCTCGGCCGGCGGCTGGAACGCCTTTATGACCGCCTGGGCGGCGGAAGACGTGCTCAACCCGCTCACCATGGCGATGATGAACGCCCGTGGGGAAAAGGGCTGGTTCGGCTGGCAGGACGATCCAGAGCTGGAAGCGATGAAGGCCCGCTTCGCCCGCGCCATCGACGAAAATGAGAAGAAAAAAATCGCTACCCAGATTCAACTGCGCGCCTTTGAAACCGTCACCCATGTGCCGCTGGGCCAGTATGAGCTGCGGGCCGCCGTCCGTTCCAACGTAACCGGCCTGGTGTCTTCAGGGGCGCAGGTGTACTGGAATATTCGCAAACAGTGA
- a CDS encoding ABC transporter ATP-binding protein, translating into MSDLPTSPARQDILLQVDGLYKNFPTRQGGSVRAVQGLSFRLRRGTTVGLVGESGSGKTTAGRSLLRLIEPSGGRVLFEGVDLLSLTPRQMRPYRRQMQIIFQDPFSSLNPRLRVRDILGEALDTCGFARGAPRRARVAELLTLVGLQPEYASRYPHEFSGGQRQRIGIARALAVEPKFIVADEPVSALDVSIQAQVLNLLSDLQRSLGLTVLFIAHDLSVVEYLCDEVIVMYLGRIMESGPCREVYARPRHPYTQALLQAAPVPDPDRPKRHIALQGDIPSPANPPSGCVFRTRCPHAAPSCAETVPPPEAVGDDHWVSCIRYSDIPPYDPLEHTL; encoded by the coding sequence ATGAGCGACTTACCGACCTCGCCTGCTCGACAGGATATTCTGCTGCAAGTGGACGGGCTGTATAAAAACTTTCCCACCCGCCAGGGCGGCAGCGTGCGGGCGGTGCAGGGGCTCTCTTTCAGACTGCGCCGCGGCACCACCGTTGGGCTGGTGGGGGAATCGGGCTCCGGCAAAACCACCGCGGGGCGCAGCCTGCTGCGGTTGATTGAGCCCAGCGGCGGCCGGGTGCTGTTCGAGGGAGTGGATTTGCTGAGCCTGACGCCGCGCCAGATGCGGCCCTACCGGCGGCAGATGCAAATCATCTTTCAGGATCCCTTTTCCAGCCTTAACCCCCGCCTGCGGGTGCGCGATATTCTGGGCGAAGCCCTGGATACCTGCGGCTTTGCCCGCGGCGCGCCCCGGCGGGCGCGGGTAGCGGAGCTGCTGACGCTGGTCGGGCTACAGCCGGAGTACGCCAGCCGCTATCCCCACGAGTTTTCCGGCGGCCAGCGGCAGCGTATCGGCATCGCCCGCGCGCTGGCGGTGGAACCCAAATTTATCGTCGCCGACGAGCCGGTATCGGCGCTGGATGTCTCAATTCAGGCGCAGGTGCTCAATTTGCTCAGCGATCTGCAACGCTCGCTGGGTCTGACGGTACTGTTCATCGCCCACGATCTGAGCGTGGTGGAGTATCTGTGCGATGAGGTGATCGTCATGTATCTGGGGCGCATTATGGAGAGCGGCCCCTGCCGCGAGGTCTACGCCCGGCCGCGCCACCCCTATACTCAGGCGCTGTTGCAGGCGGCGCCGGTGCCCGATCCCGATCGGCCGAAACGGCACATCGCGCTGCAAGGGGATATACCCAGCCCGGCCAATCCCCCCAGCGGCTGCGTGTTCCGCACCCGTTGTCCTCACGCCGCGCCGTCCTGCGCCGAAACGGTGCCGCCGCCGGAAGCCGTGGGCGACGATCATTGGGTCAGCTGTATCCGTTATTCAGACATTCCTCCTTATGATCCGCTGGAGCATACTCTATGA
- a CDS encoding LysR family transcriptional regulator encodes MQLRALRYFNEVAQCVSLRKAATRLYVTPSAVSRQIEQLEHFYGASLIERNPRGIRLTREGEFLAQAINATLRELDHVKEHIANSQGVVAGTIRMFVSEGLISSMLAPVLAKFSQQYPKVQFQIETGSAPRIADAFRAGEADIGLTFYMPPCAEIEVTHHCDLWHRVLVPQGHPFTGRHSITIKDLAGQPLAIPNSTFSTRQIIEAAARKEGVRLNVAYTTSSVEVQKCLARTGIALLVLPQAARQDRDLGDGLVAVPLLDPLIERVRVDLCLPRQRTASIAIKTCQSMLAQIMADCSI; translated from the coding sequence ATGCAACTCAGGGCATTAAGATATTTTAACGAAGTGGCGCAGTGCGTTTCGTTACGTAAGGCGGCCACCCGATTATATGTAACGCCCAGCGCGGTAAGCCGTCAGATTGAGCAACTGGAGCATTTTTATGGCGCTTCGCTGATTGAAAGAAATCCGCGCGGCATCCGGCTAACGCGGGAAGGCGAATTTCTGGCGCAGGCGATCAATGCCACATTGCGTGAGTTGGATCATGTGAAGGAGCATATCGCCAACAGCCAGGGAGTGGTGGCGGGAACCATTCGGATGTTCGTCAGCGAAGGCTTGATTTCCAGCATGCTGGCGCCGGTGCTGGCGAAATTTTCCCAGCAGTATCCCAAGGTGCAGTTTCAAATCGAAACCGGCAGCGCGCCCCGCATCGCGGATGCGTTTCGCGCCGGCGAAGCGGATATCGGGCTGACGTTCTACATGCCGCCCTGCGCCGAAATTGAAGTGACCCACCATTGCGATTTATGGCACCGCGTCCTGGTGCCGCAGGGACATCCGTTCACCGGGCGCCATTCCATTACGATCAAGGATCTTGCCGGGCAGCCGCTGGCCATTCCCAATTCCACCTTCTCCACCCGGCAGATCATCGAAGCCGCCGCCAGAAAAGAGGGGGTTCGGCTTAACGTCGCCTATACCACCAGCTCGGTGGAAGTTCAAAAGTGCCTTGCGCGAACCGGCATTGCCCTGTTGGTTTTGCCGCAGGCCGCGCGCCAGGACCGCGATCTGGGCGATGGCCTGGTTGCCGTACCGTTGCTCGATCCGCTGATTGAACGCGTGCGGGTCGATCTGTGTTTGCCCCGGCAAAGGACGGCATCCATCGCCATCAAAACCTGCCAAAGCATGCTGGCGCAAATCATGGCGGACTGCTCTATTTAA
- a CDS encoding ABC transporter permease, translated as MMNTAKRLWRNTSVKIGVLTLTALALMGIGAPWLGTFDPSVMDMNFISVGAGTSGQVTLLDGTQIPHTFWMGSDSLGRDIWSRVLYGTRISLTVGLLTALAAVLAGCLLGMLAGYFRALDMLLMRIMDGLMAIPSVLVAITLVAMFGGNLTTVIIAIAVPEVPRVTRLVRSLVLSLRQEAFVEAARALATSNIMILWRDILPNAMAPLIVQGTFVAASAVLTEAILSFLGLGLPSDIPTWGNIMAEGRVMFSQSPGDVLFPALFLVPSVLAINLLGDGLRDVLDPKFSKRL; from the coding sequence ATGATGAATACAGCGAAACGACTCTGGCGTAATACTTCAGTAAAAATCGGCGTGCTGACCTTAACGGCGCTGGCCCTGATGGGGATCGGCGCGCCGTGGCTCGGCACGTTCGATCCCAGCGTGATGGACATGAATTTTATCTCCGTCGGCGCCGGCACCAGCGGGCAGGTCACGCTGCTGGACGGTACGCAAATCCCGCATACCTTTTGGATGGGCAGCGACAGTCTGGGGCGCGATATCTGGAGCCGCGTACTCTACGGCACGCGCATTTCTCTGACCGTCGGCCTGCTGACCGCGCTGGCCGCTGTTTTAGCCGGCTGTCTGCTGGGTATGCTGGCGGGCTACTTCCGCGCGCTGGATATGCTGCTGATGCGCATTATGGACGGCCTGATGGCGATCCCCTCAGTGCTGGTGGCCATTACGCTGGTGGCGATGTTCGGCGGCAATCTGACCACGGTGATTATCGCCATCGCGGTGCCCGAAGTGCCTAGGGTGACGCGGCTGGTGCGTTCGCTGGTGCTTAGTTTGCGCCAGGAGGCGTTTGTCGAGGCGGCGCGCGCGCTGGCGACCAGCAATATCATGATTCTGTGGCGCGATATCCTGCCTAACGCCATGGCGCCGCTGATTGTGCAAGGCACCTTTGTGGCGGCCTCGGCGGTGCTGACCGAAGCCATTCTCAGCTTTCTGGGTCTGGGCCTGCCCTCCGATATCCCCACCTGGGGCAACATCATGGCCGAAGGACGCGTGATGTTCTCGCAAAGCCCGGGGGATGTGCTGTTCCCCGCGCTGTTTCTGGTTCCCTCGGTGCTGGCCATCAACCTGCTCGGCGATGGCCTGCGCGATGTTCTCGATCCCAAATTTTCAAAACGGCTTTAG
- a CDS encoding ABC transporter permease: MLTFTGKRLLATLPVLLVVAIAIFMIVRLIPGDPAAVIGGNSATNEDIDRIREQLGLTLPLWKQFAIWAQGVLHGDFGYSFFMNQPVTTLLMQRMEPTLSLTFGTLLFTVLIALPLGALAAWRMGGWLDRCVMSCSVVGFSIPVFVIGYLLIYVLALKLQWLPVQGYNPLSKGFLPWLNNLILPCLTLSVTYVALLARVTRAAVSEALTEDFIRTARAKGITELQVLRHHALRVAAVPVATVIGVSAALLLGGVVVTETVFAIPGLGQLTVDAVLNRDFPVLQGVVLFFAVTYILLNFLIDLSYLLLDPRIRDE; this comes from the coding sequence ATGTTGACATTTACCGGCAAGCGCCTGCTGGCGACGCTGCCTGTTTTGCTGGTGGTGGCGATCGCCATTTTTATGATAGTCCGGCTGATTCCCGGCGATCCGGCGGCGGTTATCGGCGGCAACAGCGCGACCAATGAGGATATCGACCGCATCCGCGAACAGCTGGGCCTGACCCTGCCGCTGTGGAAACAGTTCGCCATCTGGGCGCAAGGGGTGCTGCATGGCGATTTCGGTTACTCCTTTTTCATGAATCAGCCGGTGACCACGCTGCTGATGCAGCGGATGGAACCCACGCTGTCGCTGACGTTCGGCACGCTGCTGTTTACCGTATTGATCGCCCTGCCGCTGGGGGCGCTGGCGGCCTGGCGCATGGGCGGCTGGCTGGATCGCTGCGTGATGTCATGCTCCGTAGTGGGCTTCTCCATACCGGTGTTCGTCATCGGCTACCTGCTGATCTATGTGTTGGCGCTCAAGCTGCAATGGCTGCCGGTGCAGGGCTATAACCCGCTGTCAAAGGGCTTTCTCCCCTGGTTGAACAACCTGATTCTCCCCTGCCTCACGCTGTCGGTGACCTATGTGGCGCTGCTCGCCCGCGTCACGCGCGCCGCGGTCAGCGAAGCGTTGACCGAAGACTTTATTCGCACCGCGCGCGCCAAAGGCATCACCGAACTACAGGTGCTCCGGCATCACGCGCTCAGGGTGGCCGCGGTGCCGGTGGCGACGGTGATCGGCGTCAGCGCCGCCCTGCTGCTTGGCGGCGTGGTGGTGACGGAGACGGTCTTTGCCATTCCCGGCCTGGGGCAGCTTACGGTGGACGCCGTGCTCAACCGGGATTTTCCGGTATTGCAGGGCGTGGTCCTGTTCTTCGCCGTGACCTATATCCTGCTGAATTTTTTGATAGATCTGAGCTATTTGTTGCTGGATCCGCGCATCCGGGATGAATGA
- a CDS encoding ABC transporter ATP-binding protein — protein MNAEAQALLSVKDLRTGFFSRRGSVLPVDGVTFDVRRGETLAVVGESGSGKSVASLSIMGLLGRNGRVTGGEMRYCDRSGQTLNLRTLDARGWRRIRGREIAMIFQEPMTSLNPLFTVGDQIMEMLRLHQPIGRSQARQQALEMLERVEIPAARARLDDYPHHMSGGMRQRVMIAMALACRPALLIADEPTTALDVTVQAQILALLRRLQEEMGMGIIFITHNLGVVAEIAHQVVVMYAGRVVEQAPVARLFRHQRHPYTRGLLACTPNAARDIGLDGRRRRLDTIPGSVPALTDLPAGCAFAPRCPMAIEECRRQSPQLLPVDEHTWSRCLRREEL, from the coding sequence ATGAATGCCGAAGCGCAAGCGCTGCTGTCGGTGAAAGATCTGCGCACCGGCTTTTTCAGCCGGCGCGGCAGCGTACTGCCGGTGGATGGGGTGACCTTCGATGTCCGCCGCGGCGAGACGCTGGCGGTGGTGGGGGAATCGGGGTCCGGCAAATCGGTCGCCAGCCTGTCGATCATGGGATTGCTGGGGCGCAACGGCCGGGTAACCGGCGGCGAGATGCGGTATTGCGATCGTTCCGGCCAGACCCTTAACCTGCGCACCCTTGATGCGCGCGGCTGGCGCCGGATCCGCGGCCGGGAAATCGCCATGATTTTCCAGGAGCCGATGACCAGCCTCAACCCGCTGTTTACCGTCGGCGACCAGATCATGGAGATGCTGCGGCTGCACCAGCCCATCGGACGCAGCCAGGCCAGACAGCAGGCGCTGGAGATGCTCGAACGGGTGGAGATCCCCGCCGCCCGCGCCCGGCTGGATGACTATCCGCACCATATGTCAGGCGGTATGCGCCAGCGGGTGATGATCGCCATGGCGCTCGCCTGCCGGCCGGCGTTGCTGATTGCCGACGAGCCCACCACCGCGCTGGACGTTACCGTACAGGCCCAGATCCTGGCGCTGCTGCGCCGGCTGCAGGAAGAGATGGGCATGGGCATTATTTTCATTACCCATAACCTGGGCGTGGTGGCGGAAATCGCCCATCAGGTGGTGGTGATGTACGCCGGCCGGGTGGTGGAGCAGGCTCCGGTGGCGCGGTTATTCCGCCATCAGCGGCATCCTTATACTCGCGGCCTGTTGGCCTGTACGCCCAACGCCGCGCGCGACATCGGTCTTGACGGCCGGCGACGGCGGCTGGACACCATTCCCGGCAGCGTCCCCGCGTTAACCGACCTGCCCGCCGGCTGCGCCTTTGCGCCGCGCTGTCCGATGGCGATAGAGGAGTGCCGCCGCCAGTCGCCGCAGCTGTTGCCGGTAGACGAACATACCTGGTCCCGTTGTTTAAGGAGAGAGGAGCTATGA